A part of Cannabis sativa cultivar Pink pepper isolate KNU-18-1 chromosome 6, ASM2916894v1, whole genome shotgun sequence genomic DNA contains:
- the LOC133039000 gene encoding uncharacterized protein LOC133039000: MPEEHNNEVEEPNIEVEEPNIEVEEPPPKQKNTRGRTKRLDITRLASEGKKLEIEYNNLGQQWGKAATDLVSRIGVWVRINIPLVNKKWPQIDKELKNRLWNDVKGKFELEEEAKRRTIQKAGERWRDWKNTLTKGIYKVKDVAPQLLEKPPRLYEDIIDETEWTEFVALRLTKEWGVTRKKPQASRAKNIYPHRSGRGGARMVELQMEKELGH, translated from the exons ATGCCTGAAGAACATAATAATGAAGTTGAAGAACCTAATATTGAAGTTGAAGAACCTAATATTGAAGTTGAAGAACCCCCACCAAAGCAGAAAAATACTAGGGGTAGAACCAAAAGACTAGATATAACGAGGCTGGCAAGCGAGGGCAAAAAATTGGAAATTGAGTACAACAACCTCGGACAACAATGGGGAAAAGCAGCGACTGATTTAGTTTCCCGGATTGGGGTGTGGGTTCGAATTAACATACCACTTGTGAATAAAAAGTGGCCACAAATTGATAAGGAGCTGAAGAACAGATTATGGAATGATGTTAAG GGTAAGTTCGAGCTGGAAGAGGAGGCAAAGAGACGAACAATTCAAAAAGCTGGGGAGAGATGGCGGGATTGGAAAAACACCTTAACAAAAGGTATTTACAAGGTTAAAGATGTGGCTCCACAACTTCTTGAGAAGCCACCGAGATTGTACGAAGACATAATCGATGAGACCGAGTGGACAGAGTTTGTGGCTTTAAGATTAACTAAAGAATGGGGGGTGACGAGAAAGAAGCCCCAAGCTAGCAGGGCAAAAAATATTTACCCCCACCGCTCTGGACGAGGTGGTGCGAGGATGGTGGAGTTACAGATGGAGAAAGAGTTAGGCCATTAA